One segment of Solanum stenotomum isolate F172 chromosome 1, ASM1918654v1, whole genome shotgun sequence DNA contains the following:
- the LOC125853836 gene encoding uncharacterized protein LOC125853836 — protein sequence MGQAFRRATGRIGSSTVDAASSQLKKPIDRRPPPVNKTPADNVGPVAESSPKVAVKNTVEERDPKFDAMLSQMVGRIQAKPGGKLEMGEATVVERSDRPLPKLRNITSQSSRYEERPAPTGTLNVAQIKEIILLHQGRSDDHKGTMDINEISERFRVDAAQIQMILQFVSLPPEDTSKKRNT from the exons ATGGGTCAGGCATTTCGTCGAGCAACTGGAAGGATCGGAAGTTCTACTGTCGATGCGGCGTCATCGCAACTGAAGAAACCTATCGACCGGAGACCTCCGCCGGTGAATAAAACTCCTGCCGATAATGTTGGTCCAGTTGCCG AGAGCAGCCCAAAGGTTGCTGTTAAAAACACCGTGGAAGAGAGAGATCCCAAGTTCGATGCAATGCTTAGTCAAATGGTTGGTAGAATTCAAGCCAAGCCTGGTGGAAAGCTAGAGATGGGTGAG GCAACAGTGGTGGAGAGGTCTGATAGACCCTTGCCTAAGCTAAGGAATATAACTTCACAGTCTAGCAGATATGAGGAAAGGCCTGCTCCTACAGGTACGCTGAATGTGGCACagataaaagaaattatactACTGCATCAAGGCAGATCCGATGATCATAAAGGGACTATGGATATCAATGAAATTTCTGAGCGGTTTCGAGTTGATGCTGCCCAGATTCAGATGATTCTGCAGTTCGTATCTTTGCCTCCGGAAGACACTAGTAAAAAGAGGAACACATAA
- the LOC125853815 gene encoding mitochondrial thiamine diphosphate carrier 2-like — protein MEETGQLKRAFIDASAGAISGGISRTVTSPLDVIKIRFQVQLEPTTQWALLTRTVCGNSNSKYTGMLQASKDILREEGLPGFWRGNVPALLMVMPYTAIQFAVLHKLKTFASGSSKSEDHVNLSPYLSYISGALAGCAATVGSYPFDLLRTILASQGEPKVYPNMRAASVDIFRTRGIRGLYSGLTPTLVEIVPYAGLQFGTYDTFKRWMMAWNHLRSSNAIHGDEQVSSFQLFICGLAAGTCAKAVCHPLDVVKKRFQIEGLQRHPRYGAQLKPHAYKNMYDGLRRILIEEGWAGLYKGIVPSVIKAAPAGAVTFVAYEYTSDWLESKLT, from the exons ATGGAAGAGACGGGGCAGCTTAAAAGAGCTTTTATAGATGCTTCGGCTGGTGCAATTTCTGGTGGTATATCCAGGACTGTAACATCACCTCTTGATGTTATTAAAATCAGATTCCAG GTTCAACTGGAACCCACTACCCAGTGGGCCTTACTTACAAGAACTGTATGTGGCAATTCCAATTCAAAATACACGGGGATGTTGCAAGCCAGTAAAGACATACTCAGAGAAGAAGGTTTACCG GGATTTTGGCGGGGTAACGTCCCTGCTTTACTGATGGTTATGCCATACACTGCAATACAATTTGCGGTGTTGCACAAGTTGAAAACTTTTGCTAGTGGCTCTTCAAAGTCAG AGGATCACGTTAACTTGAGCCCTTATCTTTCTTACATCAGTGGAGCATTAGCAGGCTGTGCAGCTACTGTTGGTTCTTATCCATTTGATCTTTTGAGAACCATTTTAGCTTCTCAAGGAGAGCCAAAG GTTTATCCAAACATGAGGGCTGCATCTGTTGATATATTCAGAACTCGTGGCATTCGAGGACTGTATTCTGGATTGACACCTACTCTTGTTGAGATTGTTCCTTATGCTGGTTTGCAATTTGGGACTTATGATACATTCAAACGCTGGATGATG GCCTGGAATCATCTTAGATCTTCTAATGCTATCCATGGTGATGAGCAAGTGTCAAGCTTCCAGCTTTTCATCTGCGGTTTAGCTGCTGGGACATGTGCGAAAGCTGTCTGTCATCCTCTTGATGTTGTCAAGAAGAGGTTCCAG ATTGAAGGACTGCAAAGACATCCAAGGTATGGAGCTCAACTGAAGCCTCACGCCTACAAGAATATGTATGATGGCCTCAGGCGGATCTTGATCGAGGAGGGTTGGGCTGGACTTTACAAAGGGATTGTTCCCTCAGTTATTAAAGCTGCACCTGCAGGTGCTGTAACATTTGTTGCTTACGAGTATACATCAGATTGGTTAGAGTCCAAATTGACTTGA